The Lutra lutra chromosome 10, mLutLut1.2, whole genome shotgun sequence genome contains a region encoding:
- the FIBIN gene encoding fin bud initiation factor homolog, translating to MVFLKFLWMGFFCHLCQGYFDGPLYPEMSNGTLHHYFVPDGDYEENDDPEKCQLLFRVSDHRRCSQGEGSQASSLLSLTLREEFTVLGRQVEDAGRVLEGISKSISYDLDGEESYGKYLRRESHQIGDAYSNSDKSLTELESKFKQGQEQDSRQESRLNEDFLGMLVHTRSLLKETLDISVGLRDKYELLALTIRSHGTRLGRLKNDYLKV from the coding sequence ATGGTGTTCCTGAAGTTCCTCTGGATGGGTTTCTTCTGCCACCTGTGTCAGGGCTACTTCGATGGCCCTCTCTACCCGGAGATGTCCAATGGGACTCTGCACCACTACTTCGTGCCTGACGGGGACTATGAAGAGAATGATGACCCTGAGAAGTGCCAGCTGCTCTTCAGGGTGAGTGACCACCGGCGCTGCtcccagggggaggggagccaggctAGCAGTCTGCTGAGCCTCACCCTTCGGGAAGAGTTCACCGTGCTGGGCCGCCAGGTGGAGGATGCTGGGCGTGTCCTGGAGGGCATCAGTAAGAGCATCTCCTATGACCTGGATGGGGAAGAAAGCTATGGCAAGTACCTGCGGCGGGAGTCCCACCAGATCGGGGATGCCTACTCCAACTCGGACAAGTCCCTCACTGAGCTGGAAAGCAAGTTTAAGCAGGGCCAGGAACAGGACAGCCGGCAAGAAAGCAGGCTCAACGAGGACTTCCTGGGGATGCTGGTCCACACCAGGTCCCTGCTGAAGGAAACGCTTGACATCTCTGTGGGGCTCAGGGACAAATACGAGCTACTGGCGCTCACCATCAGGAGCCATGGGACCCGGCTAGGTCGGCTGAAAAATGATTATCTTAAGGTGTAG